Proteins found in one Micromonospora sp. WMMD1082 genomic segment:
- a CDS encoding DUF4034 domain-containing protein, whose translation MDPAQGDPTARALREAAQRRDWGTIRDLLVPVTDPDDHAFYVESIAGVSGVQDWIGEWVDAEPRSTLPLLVRGAHAVFWAWEARTAARAENVGQEQFKEFWRRLRFAENSLDEVADRDLDDTTARTFLVTSARGRQVDAAEAARRFEDVVARHPHHRIAHEQMLQYRCRKWFGSHDQMFEFARRATATAPAGSPLPNLIVVAHLERWLDLPVGEDDEYLDDDAVRAELNAAADRSVRHPDYVRRPGWPSLHNTFAMGFARSGDLRSAAGQFEVIGDQVTDWPWQYINSNPVIPFLAWRDDAVTAVG comes from the coding sequence GTGGACCCGGCGCAGGGTGACCCGACCGCGCGGGCGCTGCGGGAGGCCGCGCAGCGGCGTGACTGGGGCACGATCCGGGATCTGCTGGTGCCGGTCACCGACCCGGACGACCACGCCTTCTACGTCGAGTCGATCGCGGGCGTGTCCGGGGTGCAGGACTGGATCGGCGAATGGGTCGACGCGGAGCCCCGGTCGACCCTGCCGTTGCTGGTGCGCGGCGCACACGCGGTGTTCTGGGCGTGGGAGGCGCGGACCGCCGCGCGCGCCGAGAACGTCGGCCAGGAGCAGTTCAAGGAGTTCTGGCGGCGGCTGCGGTTCGCCGAGAACAGCCTGGACGAGGTGGCCGACCGGGATCTCGACGACACCACCGCCCGGACCTTCCTGGTCACCTCCGCCCGGGGCCGGCAGGTGGACGCCGCCGAGGCGGCCCGGCGGTTCGAGGACGTGGTGGCCCGGCACCCCCATCACCGGATCGCTCACGAGCAGATGCTCCAGTACCGCTGTCGCAAGTGGTTCGGCAGCCACGACCAGATGTTCGAGTTCGCCCGGCGGGCGACGGCCACCGCGCCCGCCGGGTCGCCGCTGCCCAATCTGATCGTGGTGGCGCACCTGGAGAGGTGGCTGGACCTGCCGGTCGGTGAGGACGACGAGTATCTGGACGACGACGCGGTGCGCGCGGAGCTGAACGCCGCCGCCGACCGGTCCGTGCGGCACCCCGACTACGTCCGCCGCCCTGGCTGGCCGAGCCTGCACAACACCTTCGCGATGGGGTTCGCCAGGTCTGGCGATCTGCGTTCCGCCGCCGGGCAGTTCGAGGTGATCGGCGACCAGGTGACCGACTGGCCCTGGCAGTACATCAACAGCAACCCGGTGATCCCCTTCCTAGCCTGGCGTGACGACGCGGTGACCGCCGTCGGCTGA
- a CDS encoding nucleoside/nucleotide kinase family protein: MPAAQVLPVGELLERARALADAGPRQLLGITGAPGAGKSTLAAQVVAAVGPAARLVPMDGFHLAQAELHRLGRNLRKGAIDTFDANGYVSLLRRLRRKEPTSVWVPEFRRDLEEPVAGAIEVPPEVRLVVTEGNYLLIPDWPWDEVRALLHDAWFLDLDADLRRRRLVARHVAYGRPEQDARAWALGSDEANAALVTGTATRADLVVRLAEPPPG, encoded by the coding sequence ATGCCCGCCGCCCAGGTGCTGCCCGTCGGGGAGCTGCTGGAGCGCGCCCGCGCGCTGGCCGACGCCGGCCCGCGTCAGCTGCTCGGCATCACCGGCGCCCCCGGGGCCGGCAAGTCCACGCTGGCCGCGCAGGTGGTGGCGGCGGTCGGCCCGGCCGCCCGGCTGGTGCCGATGGACGGTTTCCACCTCGCCCAGGCCGAGCTGCACCGGTTGGGCCGGAATCTACGCAAGGGCGCGATCGATACGTTCGACGCCAACGGCTACGTCTCGCTGCTGCGTCGCCTGCGGCGCAAGGAGCCGACCTCGGTCTGGGTGCCGGAGTTCCGCCGGGATCTGGAGGAACCGGTCGCGGGGGCGATCGAGGTGCCGCCGGAGGTCCGGCTGGTGGTGACCGAGGGCAACTACCTGTTGATCCCGGACTGGCCCTGGGACGAGGTGCGGGCGCTGCTGCACGACGCGTGGTTCCTGGATCTCGACGCCGACCTGCGGCGGCGCCGGCTGGTCGCCCGGCACGTCGCGTACGGACGGCCGGAGCAGGACGCCCGGGCCTGGGCTCTGGGCAGCGACGAGGCCAACGCGGCGCTGGTGACCGGCACCGCGACCCGGGCCGACCTGGTGGTACGCCTAGCCGAGCCGCCGCCGGGGTGA
- a CDS encoding sugar O-acetyltransferase, producing MTSMKERMLAGEPYLADDPELVADHLRALRLMEQVNTSGVDDREGRRAALRELLGELGEETGIRPPFYCDYGYNIRIGPRSFVNYHAVFLDVAPITLGADVQVGPNVQLLTPTHPVEPEPRRAKWESARPITIGDNVWLGGGAIVLAGVTVGENTVVGAGAVVTRDLPANVVALGNPARPVRQLD from the coding sequence ATGACGTCCATGAAGGAACGCATGCTGGCCGGCGAGCCGTACCTCGCCGACGACCCGGAACTCGTCGCCGACCACCTCCGCGCGTTGCGGCTGATGGAACAGGTCAACACCAGCGGCGTCGACGATCGGGAAGGCCGCCGGGCGGCGCTGCGCGAGTTGCTCGGTGAGCTCGGCGAGGAGACCGGCATCCGCCCGCCGTTCTACTGCGACTACGGCTACAACATCCGGATCGGGCCCCGCAGCTTCGTCAACTACCACGCCGTCTTCCTCGACGTCGCGCCGATCACGCTCGGCGCCGACGTGCAGGTGGGCCCGAACGTGCAGTTGCTCACCCCGACCCATCCGGTAGAGCCGGAGCCACGCCGGGCCAAGTGGGAGTCGGCGCGGCCGATCACCATCGGCGACAACGTCTGGCTCGGCGGTGGGGCGATCGTCCTCGCCGGCGTCACTGTCGGTGAGAACACCGTCGTCGGCGCGGGTGCCGTGGTGACCCGGGATCTGCCCGCCAACGTCGTCGCGCTCGGCAATCCCGCTCGACCAGTACGACAGCTCGACTGA
- a CDS encoding S8 family serine peptidase: MLGVPAAATAAPSSPTAAPSTHPTTVRPTTGGQPNTVTLLTGDRVTVTAAGAASVRPAEGRAGIRFLTQRQRDHLWVVPQDALPLIRDGRVDRRLFDVAGLIAAGYDDARRDDLPLLMTYGLAAQRAGTPDGVTVTRDLAAIGGVAATADKQRAGQVWAALAGSGGARFDAAGGVERIWLDGRRQLTLEHSVPQIGAPAAHQAGYTGQGVRVAVLDSGVDTAHPDLTGRVAEARNFTEEANPGDIVGHGTHVASIIAGSGAASDGRYRGVAPDATLLSGKVCEEYGCTESAILAGMQWAATEARADVINLSLGGMDTPEIDPLEEAVNTLTEQTGALFVISAGNAGRAGSVGSPASAEAALAVGAVDRDDELAYFSSQGPRTGDDALKPDITAPGVDIVAARGQGTQLGDPVGQQYVAASGTSMSAPHVAGAAALIAQQHTAATAEQLKATLMNSARPHPELTAYQQGAGRVDLARAITQTLLSEPASVSFGRTLWPHDDDEPIQQELSWRNTGPAALTLDLTVEATGPGGEPAPAGLFVLSTGQVVVPAGGVASATVTADTSVDGPDGYYTGRIVARSGDVVASTPVAVNKEVESYTLAIRHLDRAGAASADHITFLIGLDDFSEFVAYDPDGTAEVRVPKGRYGLASFLFEGEGESTALVARPELVVTADAEVTVDARRAGPVRVTVPDRSATSVLAAVDATFVIGDDGAAGFGVVGDDFSGIFVGQLGRPVAAGRFAGTVTNQFADREADSSPYLYAVAENFPGRLPTGLTKHYRSSDLATVRQTFRDGYPGTVADRAAFAVFEPDLGAWAAVLPVAVPGKRVEYYNTKGVRWSTDLWIGTQAEDVPWLEPVAMLSADPTAYRAGRTYRDTWSGAPYGPSFPAPRWPGEGLTRQGDVISLAVPLYSDASGHGGESLTDTSRTALYRNGRLVDEGPYHGWGQFEVPAGLATYRLETSGKRSFTDLSTEVATTWTFRSRHVPGADPFRLPTSVIRFAPGLDARNAAPAGRSFVIPVTVQRQPGAPAAKTAKLTVEVSYDGGRTWQAATVRKAGSGWQATVRHPRGTGHVSLRASARDTAGNTVTQRIIQAYRLK, from the coding sequence ATGCTCGGCGTACCGGCGGCGGCCACGGCCGCGCCGTCCTCGCCGACAGCGGCGCCGTCGACCCATCCCACGACCGTCCGGCCGACCACCGGCGGCCAGCCGAACACCGTCACCCTGCTCACCGGCGACCGGGTGACCGTCACCGCGGCCGGCGCGGCGAGCGTACGCCCGGCCGAGGGCCGCGCCGGCATCCGCTTCCTCACCCAACGGCAGCGTGACCACCTCTGGGTGGTACCGCAGGATGCCCTGCCGCTGATCCGCGACGGGCGGGTCGACCGCCGGCTCTTCGACGTGGCCGGGCTGATCGCCGCCGGCTACGACGACGCACGCCGCGACGACCTGCCCCTGCTCATGACCTACGGGCTGGCCGCACAACGGGCCGGCACGCCCGACGGGGTGACCGTCACCCGTGACCTGGCGGCCATCGGCGGTGTCGCGGCCACGGCGGACAAGCAGCGGGCCGGCCAGGTCTGGGCCGCCCTCGCCGGTAGCGGCGGCGCCCGGTTCGACGCGGCGGGGGGTGTCGAGCGGATCTGGCTCGACGGTCGGCGACAGCTGACGCTGGAGCACAGCGTGCCGCAGATCGGCGCGCCCGCCGCCCACCAGGCCGGCTACACCGGCCAGGGGGTGCGCGTCGCGGTGCTGGACAGCGGCGTCGACACCGCGCATCCGGACCTGACCGGTCGGGTCGCCGAGGCGCGGAACTTCACCGAGGAGGCGAACCCGGGCGACATCGTGGGGCACGGCACCCACGTCGCCTCGATCATCGCCGGCAGCGGTGCCGCCTCGGATGGCCGTTACCGGGGCGTGGCGCCCGACGCGACCCTGCTCTCCGGCAAGGTCTGCGAGGAGTACGGCTGCACCGAGTCGGCCATCCTGGCCGGGATGCAGTGGGCCGCCACCGAGGCGCGGGCCGACGTAATCAACCTGAGCCTGGGCGGGATGGACACCCCGGAGATCGACCCGCTGGAGGAGGCGGTGAACACGCTCACCGAGCAGACCGGTGCGCTCTTTGTGATCTCGGCCGGCAACGCCGGCCGGGCCGGCTCGGTCGGCTCGCCGGCCAGTGCGGAGGCCGCCCTCGCCGTCGGCGCGGTCGACCGGGACGACGAACTCGCGTACTTCTCCAGCCAGGGACCGCGGACCGGCGACGACGCGCTCAAGCCGGACATCACCGCACCCGGGGTGGACATCGTCGCCGCCCGAGGCCAGGGCACGCAGCTCGGCGACCCGGTCGGGCAGCAGTACGTCGCCGCCTCCGGCACCTCGATGTCCGCGCCGCACGTCGCCGGGGCGGCGGCCCTGATCGCCCAGCAGCACACCGCCGCGACGGCGGAACAGCTCAAGGCCACCCTGATGAACTCCGCGCGGCCGCACCCGGAGCTGACCGCGTACCAGCAGGGGGCCGGCCGGGTCGACCTGGCGCGTGCGATCACCCAGACGCTGCTCAGCGAGCCGGCGAGCGTCTCGTTCGGCCGGACGCTCTGGCCGCACGACGATGACGAGCCGATCCAGCAGGAGCTGAGCTGGCGCAACACCGGCCCGGCGGCGCTCACCCTGGACCTCACCGTCGAGGCCACCGGCCCGGGCGGGGAACCGGCGCCGGCCGGCCTGTTCGTGCTGAGCACGGGGCAGGTCGTGGTGCCGGCCGGTGGCGTGGCGTCGGCCACCGTCACGGCCGACACCAGCGTCGACGGCCCGGACGGTTACTACACCGGCCGGATCGTCGCCCGCTCCGGCGATGTCGTGGCGAGCACGCCGGTGGCCGTCAACAAGGAGGTGGAGAGCTACACGCTGGCCATCCGTCACCTGGATCGTGCCGGCGCCGCGTCGGCGGACCACATCACCTTCCTGATCGGGCTGGACGACTTCAGCGAGTTCGTCGCGTACGACCCGGACGGCACGGCCGAGGTGCGCGTGCCCAAGGGTCGGTACGGGCTGGCCAGCTTCCTGTTCGAGGGGGAGGGCGAGAGCACGGCGCTGGTGGCCCGGCCCGAGCTGGTGGTGACGGCGGACGCCGAGGTCACGGTCGACGCGCGCCGGGCGGGACCGGTGCGGGTAACGGTGCCGGACCGGTCGGCGACGTCGGTGCTGGCCGCCGTCGACGCGACATTCGTGATCGGCGACGACGGCGCCGCCGGCTTCGGGGTGGTCGGCGACGACTTCTCCGGCATCTTTGTCGGGCAACTCGGCCGGCCGGTCGCGGCGGGCCGCTTCGCCGGCACCGTGACCAACCAGTTCGCCGACCGGGAGGCGGACAGCAGCCCGTACCTCTACGCCGTGGCCGAGAACTTCCCGGGCCGGCTGCCCACCGGGCTGACGAAGCACTACCGGAGCAGTGACCTGGCCACCGTCCGGCAGACCTTCCGGGACGGCTATCCGGGCACCGTCGCCGACCGAGCGGCGTTCGCCGTCTTCGAGCCGGACCTGGGCGCCTGGGCGGCCGTGCTGCCCGTCGCGGTGCCGGGGAAACGGGTCGAGTACTACAACACCAAGGGGGTGCGGTGGAGCACCGACCTGTGGATCGGCACGCAGGCCGAGGACGTCCCATGGCTGGAGCCGGTGGCGATGCTGTCGGCGGATCCGACGGCGTACCGGGCCGGACGGACGTACCGGGACACCTGGAGCGGCGCACCGTACGGGCCGTCCTTCCCGGCGCCACGCTGGCCGGGCGAGGGCCTGACCCGGCAGGGTGATGTGATCAGCCTGGCCGTGCCGCTGTACAGCGACGCGTCGGGGCACGGCGGCGAGTCGTTGACGGACACCTCGCGCACCGCGCTGTACCGCAACGGCAGGCTGGTCGACGAGGGCCCGTACCACGGCTGGGGGCAGTTCGAGGTGCCCGCCGGGCTCGCCACGTACCGGCTGGAGACGTCGGGGAAGCGCAGCTTCACCGACCTGAGCACGGAGGTCGCCACCACCTGGACCTTCCGGTCCCGGCATGTCCCGGGCGCCGATCCGTTCCGGCTGCCCACCTCGGTGATCAGGTTCGCGCCGGGGCTGGACGCGCGGAACGCGGCTCCGGCGGGCCGATCCTTCGTCATCCCGGTCACGGTGCAGCGCCAGCCCGGTGCCCCGGCGGCGAAGACGGCGAAGCTCACCGTCGAGGTCTCCTACGACGGCGGGCGAACCTGGCAGGCGGCCACGGTACGCAAGGCGGGTAGCGGCTGGCAGGCCACCGTGCGGCACCCGCGCGGCACCGGCCACGTGTCGCTGCGGGCCAGCGCCCGCGACACCGCCGGCAACACCGTGACCCAACGGATCATCCAGGCGTACCGCCTGAAGTGA
- a CDS encoding prephenate dehydrogenase/arogenate dehydrogenase family protein, with protein MVDGPGAPVRAAVVGTGLIGGSVLLRLHAAGLDVTGWDPDEETRRRARLAGVPAQERLVDAVAGRDVVFLGGPLPTLPATLVEVAAATGEGCLLTDVGSTKAELAEFAAARGLTHRFVPGHPMAGTDRAGLAAAAPGLFVGAPWVLCPAPDGLAAFRRLSTLITEVLGARVVPMAADRHDAVAALASHVPHLLAGALAGAAQRSPLRDAVLTLAAGSFRDGTRVAGTPPQRTANMLGGNRDEVLAALAGVSAFLDELAGALRSGDGDTLTARYAEAGTARVALAGRPYDEQVRSFPAGEEHAELAWLRDLGAAGGHLSACEVVAGAVSYTAHLPDGA; from the coding sequence ATGGTGGACGGGCCCGGTGCGCCGGTGCGGGCGGCGGTGGTCGGCACCGGCCTGATCGGCGGGTCGGTGCTGCTCCGGCTGCACGCCGCCGGACTGGACGTGACCGGCTGGGATCCGGACGAGGAAACCCGCCGGCGGGCCCGGCTGGCCGGCGTACCGGCGCAGGAGCGGCTGGTCGACGCGGTGGCCGGTCGTGATGTGGTCTTTCTCGGCGGGCCGCTGCCCACGCTGCCGGCGACCCTGGTCGAGGTCGCCGCCGCGACCGGCGAGGGCTGCCTGCTGACCGACGTTGGTAGCACCAAGGCCGAGCTGGCGGAGTTCGCGGCGGCGCGGGGATTGACCCACCGCTTCGTACCCGGGCATCCGATGGCGGGCACCGACCGGGCCGGCCTCGCCGCGGCGGCTCCGGGGCTGTTCGTCGGCGCCCCCTGGGTGCTCTGCCCCGCGCCGGACGGTCTCGCCGCGTTCCGTCGGCTCAGCACCCTGATCACCGAGGTCCTCGGGGCCCGGGTGGTGCCGATGGCAGCGGACCGGCACGATGCGGTGGCGGCGCTCGCCTCGCACGTGCCGCACCTGCTGGCCGGGGCGCTGGCCGGGGCGGCGCAGCGGTCGCCGCTGCGGGACGCGGTCCTGACGCTGGCCGCCGGAAGCTTCCGGGACGGCACCCGGGTCGCCGGCACGCCGCCGCAGCGCACCGCGAACATGTTGGGTGGCAACCGCGACGAGGTGCTGGCCGCGCTGGCCGGGGTCTCCGCGTTCCTCGACGAACTGGCCGGGGCGTTGCGGTCCGGCGACGGCGACACGCTCACCGCCCGGTACGCCGAGGCCGGCACCGCCCGGGTCGCGCTGGCCGGCCGCCCGTACGACGAGCAGGTCCGGTCGTTCCCGGCCGGCGAGGAGCACGCCGAGCTGGCCTGGCTGCGTGACCTCGGTGCGGCCGGGGGCCACCTGAGCGCGTGCGAGGTGGTGGCCGGCGCCGTCTCGTACACCGCCCACCTCCCCGACGGCGCCTGA
- the fdxA gene encoding ferredoxin yields MTYIIAEPCVDVLDKACIEECPVDCIYEGNRMLYIHPDECVDCGACEPVCPVEAIFYEDDVPEQWKDYTGANYEFFEDLGSPGGASKVGKVEKDASFVAAQPPRGEGH; encoded by the coding sequence GTGACCTACATCATCGCCGAGCCGTGCGTGGATGTGCTCGACAAGGCATGCATCGAGGAATGCCCGGTCGACTGCATTTACGAGGGCAACCGGATGCTCTACATCCACCCCGACGAGTGCGTCGACTGTGGTGCCTGTGAGCCCGTCTGCCCGGTAGAGGCGATCTTCTACGAGGACGACGTCCCGGAGCAGTGGAAGGACTACACCGGCGCCAACTACGAGTTCTTCGAGGACCTGGGCTCGCCCGGCGGCGCCTCGAAGGTCGGCAAGGTGGAGAAGGACGCCTCCTTCGTCGCCGCGCAGCCGCCCCGCGGCGAGGGCCACTGA
- a CDS encoding M48 family metallopeptidase, producing MAATYRALASVVMLIGFYVVALLQLAAVAALGVWLYRHTNGLVTSKLLLPLVIALGAVAVGLWRAIRTRNEPAPGLVLDEREAPQVWATVRELATAVGTRAPDEIRLVPEVNAAVGEQSRLLGLIGGRRTLYVGLPLLQAMRIDQLRSVLAHELGHYSGKHTRLGGVAYRGRLAIEGTIERIKPRNPIGLVFKGYARLYLMVDNAASRRQELEADRASVQLAGHDAATSALRSLPALDAAWNFFMGRYVQSGWQAGLAPDDLFGGFAQLLQARREEIDKLRQEAPDREPSRWDTHPPIGVRIDAMAQLPAGSVATDDRPAYTLLADVPGAGRRLQGLVVDHGDRQVLPWAEFTHAAIAAEVQRQADGIYRAAGRFTGTAQPGLPTILDLVRAGRLGEFAEQFFGDATRREAAVRFAGPMETVLVNAAVRAQQARWQLSWSGPATFAGTGGEPLDLAEIAKLAVSAQTLDEAMARLTKLGIDPTGATVVQQRATADDADVIGAIANVKVDGVQHDLLVLDRGLILVAGPGKTSAGEKRLKALLGSAPVAKLASAHTFLPYEEVVSVAVTREIPVKAELTLHGGRVVALQELYGSELLGKQSRDNLLQVFSQINE from the coding sequence ATGGCCGCGACGTACCGGGCCCTCGCCTCGGTGGTCATGTTGATCGGGTTCTACGTGGTGGCGCTGCTGCAGCTCGCCGCCGTCGCCGCCCTCGGCGTGTGGCTGTACCGCCACACGAACGGCCTGGTGACCAGCAAGCTGCTGCTGCCACTGGTCATCGCGCTGGGCGCGGTGGCCGTCGGGCTCTGGCGGGCGATCCGGACCAGGAACGAGCCGGCGCCGGGCCTCGTGCTCGACGAGCGGGAGGCACCGCAGGTGTGGGCCACCGTCCGGGAGCTGGCCACCGCCGTCGGCACCCGGGCGCCGGACGAGATCAGGCTGGTGCCGGAGGTGAACGCGGCGGTCGGCGAGCAGAGCCGGCTACTCGGCCTGATCGGCGGACGGCGGACCCTCTACGTCGGTCTCCCGCTGCTCCAGGCGATGCGGATCGACCAGCTCCGCTCGGTGCTCGCGCACGAGTTGGGCCACTACTCGGGCAAGCACACCCGTCTCGGTGGGGTGGCCTACCGGGGCCGGCTGGCGATCGAGGGCACCATCGAGCGGATCAAGCCGCGCAACCCGATCGGGCTGGTCTTCAAGGGCTACGCGAGGCTGTACCTGATGGTCGACAACGCCGCGTCGCGGCGCCAGGAACTGGAGGCGGACCGCGCGTCCGTGCAGCTCGCCGGCCACGACGCGGCGACCTCCGCGCTGCGGAGCCTGCCGGCGCTCGACGCCGCCTGGAACTTCTTCATGGGTCGCTACGTCCAGTCGGGCTGGCAGGCCGGTCTCGCCCCGGACGACCTGTTCGGCGGCTTCGCGCAGCTGCTCCAGGCCCGCCGGGAGGAGATCGACAAGCTCCGGCAGGAAGCGCCGGATCGGGAGCCGTCCCGGTGGGACACCCATCCGCCGATCGGCGTCCGGATCGACGCGATGGCGCAACTGCCGGCCGGCTCGGTGGCGACGGACGATCGTCCCGCTTACACCCTGCTCGCCGACGTCCCGGGCGCCGGCCGGCGGTTGCAGGGCCTCGTCGTCGACCACGGCGACCGTCAGGTGCTGCCCTGGGCCGAGTTCACCCACGCGGCGATCGCCGCCGAGGTCCAGCGGCAGGCGGATGGGATCTACCGGGCGGCCGGCCGGTTCACCGGCACGGCGCAACCGGGCCTGCCGACCATCCTCGACCTGGTCCGGGCCGGCCGGCTCGGCGAGTTCGCCGAGCAGTTCTTCGGCGACGCCACCCGCCGGGAGGCGGCGGTCCGCTTCGCCGGGCCGATGGAGACGGTGCTGGTCAACGCGGCCGTCCGTGCCCAGCAGGCCCGCTGGCAGCTGTCCTGGTCCGGCCCGGCCACGTTCGCCGGCACCGGCGGTGAGCCACTGGACCTCGCCGAGATCGCCAAGCTGGCGGTCTCGGCGCAGACCCTCGACGAGGCGATGGCGCGCCTGACCAAGCTGGGCATCGACCCGACCGGCGCGACCGTGGTGCAGCAGCGGGCCACCGCCGACGACGCGGACGTGATCGGTGCCATCGCCAACGTGAAGGTCGACGGCGTGCAGCACGACCTGCTGGTGCTCGACCGCGGTCTGATCCTGGTGGCCGGTCCGGGCAAGACCAGCGCGGGTGAGAAGCGGCTCAAGGCCCTGCTCGGGTCGGCACCGGTGGCGAAGCTGGCGAGCGCGCACACCTTCCTGCCGTACGAGGAGGTGGTCTCGGTGGCGGTGACCCGGGAGATCCCCGTCAAGGCCGAGCTGACCCTGCACGGCGGGCGGGTGGTCGCCCTACAGGAGTTGTACGGCAGCGAACTGCTCGGAAAGCAGAGCCGGGACAATCTCCTACAGGTGTTCTCGCAGATCAACGAGTGA
- a CDS encoding SIMPL domain-containing protein encodes MVDGPVVTVRGEAYREVAPELARFAVTALARDREREPTLTRLAERAAAIRVLLDSYGPTIDRREAGELRVRPETRRSGERVVAWHGSVVTTVTVTDFTALGELMLRLADQDQVEVAGPWWSLRPDSPAYRAARHAAIADALQRAREYAEALGAQVTDLVELADEGGTAQPMMARMAFDAGGAEAGGPPELELDPQVQGVHAAVRARFTISRPVLT; translated from the coding sequence ATGGTGGACGGACCGGTGGTGACGGTACGCGGCGAGGCTTACCGCGAGGTCGCGCCGGAGCTTGCCCGGTTCGCGGTGACCGCGCTGGCCCGCGACCGGGAACGCGAACCGACGCTGACCCGGCTGGCCGAACGGGCCGCCGCGATCCGGGTGCTGCTCGACTCGTACGGCCCGACGATCGACCGCCGCGAGGCCGGCGAGCTGCGGGTGCGGCCGGAGACGCGGCGCTCCGGCGAGCGGGTGGTGGCCTGGCACGGCTCGGTGGTCACCACGGTGACCGTGACGGACTTCACCGCGCTCGGTGAGCTGATGCTGCGCCTGGCCGACCAGGACCAGGTCGAGGTGGCCGGGCCGTGGTGGTCGCTGCGCCCGGACAGCCCGGCGTACCGGGCGGCCCGGCACGCCGCGATCGCCGATGCGCTGCAGCGGGCCCGTGAGTACGCTGAGGCGCTCGGCGCCCAGGTCACCGACCTGGTCGAGCTTGCCGACGAGGGCGGCACCGCGCAGCCGATGATGGCCCGGATGGCCTTCGACGCCGGCGGCGCGGAGGCCGGTGGCCCGCCGGAACTGGAACTCGATCCGCAGGTGCAGGGGGTGCACGCGGCCGTGCGGGCCCGGTTCACGATCAGCCGACCGGTCCTGACCTGA
- the dapC gene encoding succinyldiaminopimelate transaminase, whose protein sequence is MNRPAPVSSRLPEFTWDTLDAAAALAAAHPDGLINLSMGTPVDPVPEVIRQALADAADAPGYPLTAGTPALRDAIAAWVARACGAGVDGLGVLPTIGSKELVAWLPTLLGVGPGDVVVVPSIAYPTYEDGARLAGATTVRADSLTAVGPTSRVRLVWVNSPGNPTGRVLPTAHLRKVVDWARERGAVVASDECYLPLGWDAEPVSVLSPEVCGGSYDSVLAVHSLSKRSNLAGYRAGFVAGDPTLVAELLKIRKHAGMIVPAPVQAAMVAALRDERHADEQRERYRARRATLRAAFTGAGFTVEHSEAGLYLWLTRGEDCWDTVDWLARRGILVAAGVFYGPGGRQYVRAALTESDERIGAVAARFAARP, encoded by the coding sequence CTGAACCGGCCCGCCCCGGTCTCGTCGCGGCTGCCCGAGTTCACCTGGGACACCCTGGACGCCGCGGCCGCGCTGGCCGCGGCACATCCGGACGGCCTGATCAACCTCTCCATGGGTACGCCGGTCGATCCGGTGCCGGAGGTGATCCGGCAGGCTCTGGCCGACGCCGCCGACGCACCGGGTTATCCACTGACCGCCGGCACCCCGGCGCTGCGGGACGCGATCGCGGCCTGGGTCGCCCGGGCCTGCGGCGCCGGTGTCGACGGGCTCGGCGTGCTGCCGACGATCGGCTCGAAGGAACTGGTGGCCTGGCTGCCGACCCTGCTCGGGGTGGGGCCGGGCGACGTGGTGGTCGTGCCGTCGATCGCCTACCCGACCTACGAGGACGGGGCGCGGCTGGCCGGAGCCACCACGGTACGCGCCGACTCGCTGACCGCCGTCGGCCCGACGTCCCGGGTCCGCCTCGTCTGGGTCAACTCGCCGGGCAACCCGACCGGGCGGGTGCTGCCCACCGCCCACCTGCGCAAGGTGGTGGACTGGGCGCGCGAGCGCGGCGCGGTGGTGGCCAGCGACGAGTGCTACCTGCCGCTGGGCTGGGACGCCGAGCCGGTGTCCGTGCTGTCGCCCGAGGTCTGCGGCGGCTCGTACGACTCGGTGCTGGCCGTGCACTCGCTGTCCAAGCGCTCCAACCTGGCCGGCTACCGGGCCGGCTTCGTGGCCGGCGATCCGACGCTGGTGGCCGAGCTGCTCAAGATCAGGAAGCACGCGGGGATGATCGTGCCCGCGCCGGTGCAGGCGGCCATGGTGGCCGCCCTGCGCGACGAGCGGCACGCCGACGAGCAGCGCGAGCGGTACCGTGCGCGGCGCGCGACGCTGCGGGCGGCGTTCACCGGTGCCGGCTTCACAGTGGAGCACTCCGAGGCGGGGCTCTACCTCTGGCTGACCCGGGGTGAGGACTGCTGGGACACCGTCGACTGGCTGGCCCGGCGGGGGATCCTGGTCGCCGCCGGGGTCTTCTACGGGCCCGGCGGGCGGCAGTACGTGCGGGCGGCGCTGACCGAGTCCGACGAGCGGATCGGGGCCGTCGCCGCCCGCTTCGCGGCGCGTCCGTGA